A window of the Pedobacter frigiditerrae genome harbors these coding sequences:
- a CDS encoding thioredoxin family protein, with protein MLNYSNIFDNGMDYSSYRELINTLFLENKTTGDDHSLGMLHYTKMNIQRMNRVEKTTVLNPDLLEAISNVKASYNFLVISEGWCGDAAQILPVIEKIVAASNGKISLKVVLRDKNLELMDNYLTNGGRAIPVLLVLDENKSPALPKWGPRPQILQTLLKQWKLEIEDAGLVAEQLHGWYAKDKTQATQVELTELLGKLG; from the coding sequence ATGCTCAATTACAGTAATATTTTTGATAACGGAATGGATTATTCGAGTTATCGCGAACTAATCAACACACTATTTTTAGAAAACAAAACTACAGGTGATGACCATTCGCTTGGAATGTTGCATTATACCAAAATGAACATCCAAAGAATGAACAGAGTTGAAAAAACTACTGTTCTAAATCCTGATTTGCTGGAGGCAATCTCAAATGTAAAAGCAAGCTATAATTTCTTGGTGATTAGCGAAGGATGGTGTGGAGATGCCGCACAGATATTGCCTGTGATAGAAAAAATTGTTGCAGCCTCAAATGGAAAAATCTCTTTAAAGGTTGTGCTGAGGGACAAAAATTTAGAGTTGATGGATAATTACCTTACCAATGGTGGAAGGGCAATTCCTGTGCTTTTGGTATTGGATGAAAATAAATCCCCCGCTTTACCAAAATGGGGACCAAGGCCTCAAATTTTGCAAACTTTACTGAAACAATGGAAACTAGAAATTGAAGATGCTGGTTTAGTTGCTGAACAGTTACACGGTTGGTATGCGAAGGATAAAACGCAAGCTACACAAGTAGAGTTAACTGAGTTGTTAGGGAAGTTGGGTTAG
- a CDS encoding PIN domain-containing protein, whose translation MQKIFLDVNIVIDFLGERETYYKPAAKVLTLADKKKIKIYTSPTSISTTYYLLTKYENAKVALEKIRRFKLLCSISAMDDEVIEKAINSDFKDFEDAMQYFSAVASNCDLIITRNEKDFKSALIPVMNAESYLQTLKK comes from the coding sequence ATGCAAAAGATTTTTTTAGACGTAAATATTGTGATTGATTTTTTGGGTGAAAGGGAAACTTATTACAAGCCCGCAGCTAAGGTTTTGACTTTGGCAGATAAAAAGAAAATCAAAATTTATACTTCTCCCACTTCAATTTCTACAACATATTACCTGCTTACTAAATACGAAAATGCAAAGGTTGCGTTAGAAAAAATTAGACGGTTTAAATTGTTGTGTTCAATTTCTGCGATGGATGATGAAGTTATCGAAAAAGCAATCAATTCTGATTTTAAAGATTTTGAGGATGCAATGCAATACTTTAGTGCAGTCGCATCTAATTGCGACTTGATCATTACCCGAAATGAAAAAGATTTTAAAAGTGCTTTAATTCCAGTGATGAATGCTGAAAGTTACTTGCAAACACTTAAAAAGTAA
- a CDS encoding DUF1569 domain-containing protein, translated as MKSLFNPQERQEIIDRIASLSEDSEREWGKMSASQMLVHAQAPIKVGIGELKLSSSLIFLILGPIIKKKIMKEEPFEKNLPTHKSFIVSYDPNLEAEKQNLINLINKFDAQKDNLAIKHPIFGKMSTQQWDVLLWKHTDHHLRQFGV; from the coding sequence ATGAAATCTTTATTCAACCCTCAAGAACGTCAAGAAATCATAGATCGCATTGCATCATTAAGCGAAGATAGTGAAAGAGAATGGGGCAAAATGTCGGCATCGCAAATGTTAGTACATGCACAAGCCCCAATAAAAGTTGGTATTGGCGAATTGAAATTAAGTAGCAGCTTAATCTTTTTAATCTTAGGCCCCATCATTAAAAAGAAAATAATGAAGGAAGAACCTTTTGAGAAAAACCTGCCAACTCACAAAAGTTTTATAGTGAGCTACGATCCAAATTTAGAGGCCGAAAAACAAAACCTCATCAACTTAATTAACAAGTTCGATGCTCAAAAAGATAACCTTGCCATTAAACATCCAATTTTTGGTAAAATGAGCACACAGCAGTGGGATGTTTTGTTATGGAAACATACCGATCACCACTTGCGCCAGTTTGGGGTTTAA
- a CDS encoding Smr/MutS family protein, translated as MFKLGDFVRFVDEKREGYVTRVIDALTLGVTDTDGFEIPVAISNLTHVHGHNSTVVSQGDNQKPVIVDEEFKEIGVFLAVAEDSKASAVAHFTLINNTSYQLLLSLKTDKKGIYKGEFASTIQPKTSTQLYSANLGDLEVWPEFIFQVLYFSTANIKPKDPINLTRKFKAKDFSGAKKQVPEINKYAWLIQLDEPVPLIDAQKLKESFFKAPSTKPVVAQPKTEIDLHIEKLRDDHQFLGQAEIIDIQLSYFQQMLDAAIVHQMPSIVFIHGVGNGTLRHHIHKTISKHPQVRTFMDAQKEKFGFGATEVIFKS; from the coding sequence ATGTTCAAGCTAGGTGATTTTGTTCGTTTTGTAGACGAAAAGAGAGAAGGATATGTTACTCGTGTAATTGATGCGTTAACATTAGGTGTAACGGATACAGATGGATTCGAAATTCCAGTGGCGATAAGTAATTTAACCCACGTACACGGGCATAATTCAACGGTTGTTTCACAGGGTGATAATCAAAAGCCTGTAATTGTTGATGAAGAATTTAAAGAGATTGGCGTTTTTTTGGCAGTTGCCGAAGATTCAAAAGCAAGTGCGGTTGCCCATTTCACGTTGATAAATAATACCTCTTACCAGCTATTGCTAAGTTTAAAAACTGATAAGAAAGGGATTTATAAGGGTGAATTTGCAAGTACCATACAACCCAAAACGAGTACGCAACTATACAGTGCTAACTTGGGAGATTTAGAAGTTTGGCCAGAATTCATTTTTCAAGTTTTATATTTCTCAACGGCTAATATTAAGCCGAAAGATCCGATAAACCTAACCAGAAAATTTAAGGCAAAGGATTTTAGTGGTGCTAAAAAACAAGTCCCAGAAATTAATAAATACGCATGGCTGATACAATTAGATGAGCCAGTTCCGCTAATTGATGCACAAAAACTAAAAGAAAGTTTTTTCAAAGCTCCGTCTACCAAACCTGTTGTTGCACAACCAAAAACAGAAATAGATTTACATATCGAAAAGCTAAGGGACGATCATCAATTTTTAGGTCAGGCTGAAATTATTGATATTCAACTATCATATTTTCAACAAATGCTGGATGCTGCAATAGTCCATCAAATGCCCTCAATTGTATTTATACATGGCGTGGGGAATGGAACATTAAGGCATCACATTCACAAAACCATAAGCAAACATCCGCAGGTGCGAACTTTTATGGATGCGCAAAAAGAAAAGTTTGGCTTTGGCGCAACGGAGGTAATTTTTAAGAGTTAA
- a CDS encoding DUF6364 family protein has product MDSKLTLKLNENIIERAKKYASNKNLSLSRLIENYLDSLTREQSDDFEISPFVKSISSGKSIPVEAEYKKLREEYVDSLDTKHQ; this is encoded by the coding sequence ATGGATTCGAAATTAACATTAAAGCTTAATGAAAACATAATTGAGCGAGCAAAGAAATATGCATCAAATAAAAATTTGAGCTTGTCACGATTAATTGAAAATTATCTTGATTCCTTAACACGCGAACAGAGTGATGATTTTGAAATCTCACCTTTTGTAAAAAGTATTTCAAGCGGGAAAAGCATTCCTGTGGAAGCTGAATATAAAAAGTTAAGAGAGGAGTACGTCGACTCTTTAGACACAAAACACCAATAA
- a CDS encoding beta-ketoacyl-ACP synthase III: MQSSKIAGIGYYVPKNVYTNNDLSRFMETNDEWIQERTGIKERRFADRLGETTTTMGVEAAKIAIERAGITTQDVDFIIFATLSPDYYFPGCGVLLQREMKMKEIGALDVRNQCSGFLYALSIADQFIKTGMYKNILVVGSEKHSFAMDFETRSRNVSVIFGDGAGAVVLQPAKKEGQGILSTHLHSDGADAEILAMFYPGAAANKWMPEKPGYPEQELGGLFMTTEQLEGGAALPYMDGPAVFKKAVVKFPEVIREALAANNLKAEDIDLLVPHQANLRISQYVQQLLGLSDDKVFNNIQKYGNTTAASVPIALCEAWEAGKIKEGDLVCLAAFGSGFTWASALIRW; the protein is encoded by the coding sequence ATGCAAAGTTCCAAAATCGCCGGCATTGGTTATTATGTTCCTAAGAATGTGTATACCAATAATGATTTATCTCGTTTCATGGAAACAAATGATGAATGGATCCAAGAACGTACCGGCATAAAGGAACGTCGCTTTGCGGATAGATTGGGAGAAACCACCACCACAATGGGGGTTGAGGCAGCAAAAATTGCAATAGAAAGGGCTGGCATTACCACACAAGATGTAGATTTCATCATTTTCGCCACTTTAAGTCCAGATTATTATTTCCCAGGTTGTGGTGTTTTATTGCAACGGGAAATGAAAATGAAGGAAATTGGAGCGCTTGATGTTCGCAACCAATGCTCTGGATTTTTATATGCCTTATCCATTGCCGATCAATTCATCAAAACTGGAATGTATAAAAACATTTTGGTAGTCGGTTCAGAGAAACACTCGTTTGCCATGGATTTTGAAACCCGTAGCCGCAATGTATCTGTAATTTTTGGAGACGGAGCAGGGGCAGTTGTCTTACAGCCAGCAAAAAAAGAAGGACAAGGAATTTTAAGTACACACCTGCATAGCGATGGCGCTGATGCAGAGATTTTGGCGATGTTTTATCCTGGTGCAGCTGCAAATAAATGGATGCCCGAAAAACCTGGTTATCCTGAGCAAGAATTGGGCGGGTTATTTATGACAACCGAACAATTAGAGGGTGGAGCCGCCTTGCCTTATATGGATGGCCCGGCGGTGTTTAAAAAAGCAGTGGTAAAATTTCCTGAAGTAATTAGGGAAGCGCTAGCTGCGAATAATTTAAAAGCTGAGGATATTGATCTATTGGTGCCACACCAAGCTAATTTGAGGATTAGCCAATATGTGCAACAACTGTTAGGCCTAAGCGACGATAAGGTTTTTAATAATATTCAAAAATATGGAAATACAACAGCTGCATCTGTACCCATTGCCTTATGTGAAGCTTGGGAAGCTGGTAAAATTAAGGAAGGCGATTTAGTTTGTCTTGCTGCTTTTGGCTCAGGGTTTACTTGGGCAAGCGCACTGATTAGATGGTAG
- a CDS encoding ATP-dependent Clp protease adaptor ClpS, with amino-acid sequence MSTETKEETFTLEEILTSLKTVHRLILWNDDVNTFEHVIWCMMKYLDYNESQAEKIAWEVHNKGKCAVLEGSFTEMEVYRKILQQEGLTVSVD; translated from the coding sequence ATGTCAACAGAAACAAAGGAAGAAACATTTACACTCGAAGAGATTTTAACCTCTTTAAAAACTGTTCATCGTTTAATATTATGGAACGATGATGTAAATACTTTCGAACATGTGATTTGGTGCATGATGAAATACTTAGATTACAACGAGTCTCAAGCTGAAAAAATTGCTTGGGAAGTTCACAACAAAGGCAAATGCGCTGTACTAGAAGGTTCTTTTACAGAAATGGAAGTTTACAGAAAGATTTTACAACAAGAAGGATTAACAGTTTCTGTTGATTAA